In Shewanella sp. VB17, a single genomic region encodes these proteins:
- the rsd gene encoding sigma D regulator — protein MLKQLEKVEQRWGGVNNLIDHWLKNRRKLLINYCKIAGIPPYEATQKSLPGVILVKEFCDQLMDYVSEGHFEVYDQVVTACEKNGESSKALAQNLVPRISETTDSALDFNDKYTESEDDKVLFQLDKDLSSLGHAMETRFELEDKLLEVLHTKHS, from the coding sequence ATGCTAAAACAATTAGAAAAAGTTGAACAAAGATGGGGAGGAGTAAATAACCTAATCGATCACTGGCTAAAAAACCGCCGTAAATTATTGATTAATTATTGTAAAATTGCGGGTATTCCTCCCTATGAGGCCACGCAAAAATCTCTCCCTGGTGTGATCTTAGTAAAAGAGTTTTGTGACCAATTAATGGACTATGTTTCTGAGGGGCATTTTGAGGTTTATGATCAAGTGGTAACAGCATGTGAAAAAAATGGTGAATCCAGCAAGGCATTAGCACAAAACTTAGTCCCTCGCATAAGTGAAACAACAGATTCGGCACTCGACTTTAATGATAAATATACAGAATCAGAAGATGATAAAGTGCTATTTCAACTCGATAAAGATTTGTCTTCTTTAGGTCATGCCATGGAAACTCGTTTTGAACTAGAAGATAAACTTTTAGAAGTTCTACACACTAAACATTCTTAG
- a CDS encoding alkaline phosphatase, with protein sequence MNKSLLMLAISAVLITGCNNENITKVKEEAEVIKEKMPKEVAHVKNLILMIGDGMGAQQIGLLEEYARRAPHSIYNGKGNITGLTKFAEAGQLGLSLSAPYGVNGSLVADSACSATQLAIGKASGSEMIGLDRAGDITKTILEKAKAIGKATGLVSDTRMTHATPAAFASHQPHRSHETAIAEQMIEAGSVDVLLSGGARAFLPADISTNSLAINTMEKVGAPAAIYEASKRTDDRNLILEAQDKHGYTLAFDGEQLNKATGTKLLGLFANSGMADGIAYKACKANNSCVQPSLRNMTLKALDVLSKDEDGFFLMVEGGQIDWAGHINDTGWLLHELIKFDEAIDAVYEWVKDRDDTLVIITGDHETGGFGFSYSAHNLPEAQSLSGDGMRGKDYQPKFNFGALSLLDKFYAQTATFKDMLNNVKAKTELANATGQDWADVINPNSAFKVTSEQAAKVALRGNNDYYSAGHRYLGDAQFPVIDDFKAFYVYGDELHGNLIGRALSTEQNVVWGTGTHTAAPLPVYAFGPEKIIKQFSTLQYHVELSQKMMTALLPE encoded by the coding sequence ATGAATAAAAGTCTACTTATGCTAGCAATATCTGCTGTACTCATCACAGGGTGTAATAATGAAAATATAACTAAAGTAAAGGAAGAAGCTGAAGTAATAAAAGAGAAAATGCCAAAGGAAGTGGCTCATGTAAAAAATCTGATATTAATGATTGGTGATGGCATGGGCGCCCAGCAGATAGGTTTACTGGAAGAATATGCTCGCCGTGCACCTCATTCAATCTATAACGGTAAAGGCAACATAACAGGGTTAACAAAATTTGCAGAAGCAGGGCAATTAGGGCTATCGCTTAGTGCGCCATATGGGGTTAATGGCAGTCTTGTTGCAGATTCAGCTTGCTCTGCCACACAACTTGCTATTGGAAAAGCCTCTGGTTCTGAGATGATAGGTTTAGATCGTGCTGGCGATATTACCAAGACTATTTTAGAAAAAGCTAAAGCAATAGGTAAAGCGACTGGATTGGTCTCCGATACTCGTATGACTCATGCAACTCCTGCTGCTTTCGCATCTCATCAACCTCATCGTTCTCATGAGACTGCAATCGCTGAGCAAATGATTGAAGCTGGGAGTGTTGATGTACTTTTATCCGGTGGGGCTAGAGCATTTCTTCCCGCTGACATTAGCACAAATAGCCTAGCAATTAACACGATGGAAAAAGTAGGGGCACCTGCAGCAATTTATGAGGCATCAAAGCGTACAGATGACCGTAATTTGATTTTAGAAGCTCAAGATAAACACGGCTACACCTTAGCTTTTGATGGTGAACAACTTAATAAGGCGACAGGGACTAAATTGCTCGGTCTTTTTGCCAACTCTGGGATGGCTGATGGTATTGCTTATAAAGCCTGCAAGGCAAATAACAGCTGCGTTCAACCTTCATTGCGCAATATGACATTAAAAGCATTGGATGTATTGTCTAAAGATGAAGATGGTTTCTTTTTGATGGTAGAAGGCGGGCAAATTGATTGGGCTGGCCATATTAACGATACAGGCTGGTTATTACATGAACTCATTAAATTCGATGAGGCCATTGATGCTGTATACGAGTGGGTTAAAGATCGTGATGATACATTGGTTATCATTACTGGCGATCATGAAACCGGTGGTTTTGGCTTTAGTTATTCAGCTCATAATTTACCCGAAGCACAAAGTTTATCAGGCGACGGTATGCGGGGTAAAGATTATCAACCCAAGTTTAACTTTGGCGCACTCTCGCTGTTAGATAAGTTTTATGCTCAAACGGCCACTTTCAAAGACATGTTGAATAACGTAAAAGCTAAGACAGAATTAGCTAACGCAACTGGTCAAGATTGGGCGGATGTTATTAATCCAAACAGTGCATTTAAAGTCACCTCAGAGCAAGCAGCCAAAGTCGCACTACGCGGTAATAATGATTATTATAGCGCTGGTCATCGTTACTTAGGTGATGCGCAATTTCCTGTGATCGATGACTTTAAAGCTTTTTACGTTTATGGCGATGAGCTTCATGGTAATTTAATCGGCAGGGCCTTATCTACAGAGCAAAATGTGGTGTGGGGAACGGGTACTCATACTGCCGCGCCTCTGCCTGTGTATGCATTTGGACCAGAGAAGATCATTAAGCAATTCTCAACCTTGCAATATCATGTTGAATTGAGCCAAAAGATGATGACGGCATTGTTACCTGAGTAA
- a CDS encoding TonB-dependent receptor, whose amino-acid sequence MKSSCALILITFNLISNVAFSAEPDDNQAEGSMERIVITAQKRVQTLQDVPLSVSVFSGDKIDKEGTANLEEVSFSIPNLTINESGISTNLFIRGVGSGVNLGFEQTVGTYIDGVYFGRARSARSSLFDIQRIEVLKGPQDTLFGKNAIAGALNISTRQPSYDLEGYMEVNGEPEFDGLGFKGAISVPISDELTTRFALMKHVEDGWIYNTNINQTERQKDDLIFRTTLLWEPNDDIAMTIKAEYGQLDAVGRAEVTSKYPDTLPLYDLAKNIDPNFGDGLNLTKSMGSTTGGFMGVESSDNETNLLSMNLNIEFDSGTLTSLTAYNFYEFNDQADVDYLPIDLIHISSFQRNKQLSQEVRFTSNTMNDFSYIVGLYYQHSDMDSLRRTDIDGNLVGAGYSGRRSNTFEQESSNQAIFGQGNYEFNTNWTVNFGARLSKSKKTLFKNLYIAELMSDQINTDQAAIDIFINGLNIVPHQFSTESNRNGVPVEFDPVREETNLSPSLSIQYFHDNDAMLYASIAQGFKSGGFDEDNSLGDPDKEEYENEDVIAYEIGSKMTLFDQLSVNLSIFRSEYDNIQVSTYDGQSGFNVGNAAQSISQGVELDGRWYINDQWHINYALAYLDAYYDSYTEGPCTSAATNCNDAGFQDLSGKPLQFSPNWNGNINVQFEQALQENWLLVANLTLIYSGEHQVPGDLDPILAQDAFSKLNARVQFGDYDQSWYISIIGKNLTDEITSSWGNDIPLSPGGFFQHVDPPRSVEIALNWKF is encoded by the coding sequence ATGAAGAGTTCATGCGCACTGATACTCATCACTTTCAATTTAATATCTAATGTTGCCTTTAGTGCTGAGCCTGATGACAATCAAGCAGAAGGCAGTATGGAACGAATTGTCATTACCGCCCAAAAAAGAGTACAGACATTACAGGATGTCCCCCTATCTGTCTCCGTTTTTTCTGGTGATAAAATTGATAAAGAAGGCACAGCAAATCTTGAAGAAGTCAGCTTTTCCATTCCTAATTTAACCATTAATGAATCCGGGATAAGCACTAATTTATTCATTAGAGGCGTTGGTTCAGGCGTGAACTTGGGATTTGAACAGACTGTAGGCACCTACATTGACGGTGTTTATTTTGGGCGTGCCCGCAGCGCACGATCTTCATTATTTGATATTCAACGCATTGAAGTACTTAAAGGACCTCAAGATACATTATTTGGCAAAAATGCAATTGCAGGAGCACTTAATATCTCAACACGTCAGCCAAGTTATGATTTAGAAGGCTATATGGAGGTCAATGGCGAACCTGAATTTGATGGACTCGGTTTTAAAGGTGCCATATCAGTTCCTATTTCAGACGAGTTAACCACCCGCTTTGCCTTAATGAAACACGTTGAAGATGGCTGGATTTATAATACTAATATCAATCAAACAGAACGCCAAAAAGATGATCTGATTTTTCGTACCACTTTACTTTGGGAGCCAAATGATGACATTGCAATGACCATAAAAGCAGAATACGGTCAACTCGATGCAGTAGGCCGTGCTGAAGTCACATCAAAATACCCTGATACCTTACCCTTATATGACTTGGCTAAAAATATCGATCCTAATTTTGGTGACGGTTTAAATTTAACCAAATCGATGGGAAGTACCACTGGTGGTTTTATGGGAGTAGAAAGTTCGGATAATGAAACAAATCTATTGAGCATGAATCTTAACATTGAATTCGACTCTGGTACCTTAACATCCCTTACAGCTTATAATTTCTATGAATTCAATGACCAAGCAGATGTGGATTACCTGCCTATCGACTTGATTCATATTTCATCTTTTCAAAGAAATAAACAGCTCAGTCAAGAAGTGCGTTTTACATCCAACACCATGAATGATTTTAGTTATATTGTTGGCCTATATTATCAACATAGCGATATGGATAGCCTGAGACGCACTGACATCGATGGCAATCTTGTAGGCGCCGGTTATAGTGGCCGCAGGAGTAATACCTTTGAACAGGAAAGCTCTAACCAAGCGATATTTGGCCAAGGCAATTATGAGTTTAATACAAATTGGACAGTAAACTTTGGCGCTAGACTTTCAAAAAGCAAAAAAACGTTATTTAAGAATTTATACATTGCCGAGCTCATGTCAGATCAAATCAATACTGACCAAGCAGCAATAGATATCTTTATTAATGGTTTGAATATTGTTCCCCATCAGTTTTCAACGGAGTCGAATCGTAATGGCGTCCCTGTTGAATTTGACCCAGTAAGAGAAGAAACCAATTTATCGCCTTCATTGAGTATTCAATACTTTCATGACAATGATGCCATGCTTTACGCCAGTATTGCGCAAGGCTTTAAAAGCGGGGGGTTTGATGAAGACAACAGTCTTGGCGATCCCGATAAAGAAGAATATGAAAATGAAGATGTGATTGCTTATGAAATTGGATCTAAAATGACATTGTTTGATCAATTGAGCGTCAATCTCAGTATTTTTAGAAGTGAATATGACAATATTCAAGTCAGTACTTATGATGGGCAATCAGGTTTCAATGTTGGTAATGCCGCCCAATCAATTAGCCAAGGCGTTGAACTCGATGGCCGCTGGTATATCAATGACCAATGGCATATCAATTATGCACTAGCCTATTTAGATGCCTATTATGATAGTTACACAGAAGGACCATGCACCTCTGCAGCGACAAACTGCAACGATGCTGGATTTCAAGATTTATCAGGTAAACCCTTACAATTTTCCCCCAATTGGAACGGTAATATTAATGTTCAATTTGAGCAAGCATTACAGGAAAACTGGTTATTGGTTGCTAATTTAACCCTTATCTATTCTGGTGAGCATCAAGTACCGGGAGATCTGGATCCTATACTTGCACAAGATGCTTTTTCTAAACTAAATGCCCGTGTTCAATTCGGAGATTATGATCAAAGTTGGTATATCTCTATCATAGGTAAAAACCTCACCGATGAAATCACTTCCAGCTGGGGCAACGATATACCTTTATCTCCAGGAGGCTTTTTTCAACATGTCGATCCCCCTCGTAGTGTAGAGATAGCACTCAACTGGAAGTTTTAA